The following are encoded together in the bacterium genome:
- a CDS encoding serine hydrolase, whose amino-acid sequence MKNVIMAFAAALAVAGSAPAQTPPEPDDDITVQTPPEVEPVDSPLARLDEIRSALAASPGASGDVAGELAKASLQLDRARRSMAALEPNLRSALARIRTAQRRLATAARRAAADPDRVDEIGRWRADLSEVGRAIADGWLELAERAAVPPRMLSRAQAALAAGDLAVAAGDHTKAGAAYAKTLNIKNALDFDSQTFIASVQGDLAFSVTGYAVVVNRHGQPVNSFATGLRQTIIDSNPVVPLGLNDEVHLASVSKTLTAVGVLIQLQKMGPDVEALLASPIGPYLPPDWVPGANVAELTFEELLTQKTGLGGRDSEGNRKTCPTSWDGMKACVELGVDPADKVYHYNNANFALFRAMLYYMQGFACGGFPWTGFCPGFTALTYATHMQCNVFAAMGLAAPPGDGPCGGPGLAPNLAEGPEALLYDSREPALGGVSAGDWYFTGGGGGWYMSAMELAQFLAHVRYNDKVLKPKTRQLMYDRFLGWLDPNAWTGFTAGKLGTYRMHGGGVCYPQPGSEGTQTCFRTKEPGNSTCIADLPAGVQAVLLINSRRGDYGEACSVVKRAYEAAWVAK is encoded by the coding sequence ATGAAGAACGTGATCATGGCCTTTGCTGCAGCCCTGGCGGTCGCCGGAAGCGCACCGGCACAGACGCCACCCGAGCCCGACGACGACATCACCGTTCAGACCCCGCCCGAGGTCGAACCGGTCGATAGCCCGCTGGCGCGCCTCGACGAAATCCGCTCCGCGCTCGCGGCCAGCCCAGGCGCGTCCGGCGATGTCGCTGGCGAGCTCGCGAAGGCGTCGCTCCAACTCGATCGCGCGCGCCGGAGCATGGCCGCCCTCGAGCCCAACCTGCGCAGCGCGCTGGCGCGGATTCGGACGGCGCAACGGCGGCTGGCGACCGCGGCGCGCCGGGCCGCAGCAGACCCGGATCGGGTCGATGAGATCGGGCGCTGGCGAGCCGACCTCTCCGAAGTCGGTCGCGCGATCGCCGATGGGTGGCTGGAACTGGCGGAGCGCGCGGCGGTGCCGCCGCGCATGCTGTCGCGAGCCCAGGCGGCGCTAGCTGCCGGCGACCTGGCTGTCGCCGCCGGCGACCACACCAAGGCCGGGGCGGCGTACGCCAAGACCCTGAACATCAAGAACGCTTTGGACTTCGACTCCCAGACCTTCATCGCCAGCGTCCAGGGCGATCTGGCGTTCTCGGTCACCGGGTACGCGGTGGTGGTGAACCGGCACGGACAGCCGGTCAATTCCTTCGCCACCGGGCTGCGCCAGACGATCATCGACTCGAATCCCGTCGTTCCTCTCGGCCTCAACGACGAGGTCCATCTCGCCAGCGTCTCGAAGACCCTGACCGCCGTCGGCGTACTCATCCAATTGCAGAAAATGGGCCCGGACGTCGAAGCGCTGTTGGCATCGCCGATCGGTCCCTACCTGCCTCCGGATTGGGTGCCCGGCGCCAACGTGGCGGAGCTCACGTTCGAGGAGCTGCTGACCCAGAAGACTGGGCTGGGCGGTCGGGACAGCGAGGGCAACCGGAAGACGTGTCCCACGAGTTGGGACGGAATGAAGGCGTGCGTCGAGCTCGGCGTCGACCCCGCCGACAAGGTGTATCACTACAACAACGCCAACTTCGCCCTGTTTCGCGCCATGCTGTACTACATGCAGGGCTTCGCATGCGGTGGATTTCCCTGGACCGGATTCTGCCCAGGCTTTACGGCGCTGACGTACGCCACCCACATGCAATGCAATGTCTTCGCGGCGATGGGGTTGGCGGCGCCGCCGGGGGACGGACCGTGTGGCGGACCGGGCTTGGCGCCCAACCTAGCCGAGGGGCCGGAGGCGCTGTTGTACGACTCGCGCGAGCCGGCGCTCGGCGGAGTCTCGGCAGGCGATTGGTACTTCACAGGTGGCGGCGGCGGTTGGTACATGTCGGCGATGGAGCTGGCGCAGTTCCTCGCCCACGTGCGGTACAACGACAAGGTGCTCAAGCCGAAGACGCGGCAGTTGATGTACGACCGCTTCCTCGGCTGGCTCGATCCGAACGCGTGGACGGGTTTCACCGCCGGGAAGCTCGGCACCTACCGCATGCACGGCGGCGGCGTCTGCTACCCGCAGCCGGGCTCGGAGGGCACCCAGACCTGCTTCCGGACCAAGGAGCCCGGCAACTCGACCTGCATCGCCGACCTGCCCGCGGGGGTGCAGGCCGTGCTGCTGATCAACTCCCGGCGCGGCGACTACGGCGAGGCCTGCTCGGTGGTGAAACGCGCCTACGAGGCGGCCTGGGTGGCGAAGTAG
- a CDS encoding AAA family ATPase: MVSSHSVVSVQTNREPLFIGREAEIAELGAALARAAAGCGQVVLIGGEAGIGKTALVARATRELRPGDEGSAPLLLWGRCWEGDGAPPFWPWSHALRHYIVDRDLADLEDELGDGAVEIARIVPQLRRRFRAVADVGESDTEPARVRLFDHFTGFLRLASATQPLVIVLDDLQWADVPSLRLLEFVAREIADSPIAILGTYRDTDIGPGSRVSHSLGALTREPVTVRLVLSGLDAGECARVVDRIAGVEVSPRVAAAIHARTNGNPLYICEIVRWLASEGSLAAAEDSQMWTRSVPAGLAQVIGRRLEPLGADAGAVLEVAALIGPLFDLDTLCAVCVRVSTVGAGDVAAHLDRAAAAGLVGAGSDGAGQLAFTHALIADVVRSRIGPIRRRQLHAEIVAQLEGSGAVSADRLAALAWHASEAGPGYAARAYRYACRAGDAAAERGAFEDAARFYEAALRTVVAGDVGMASERIHLLEALANARRAAGSLSESRPLYAEVAGEALRTGAHDRLTRAVLALAHVVPEYGRSDPNTSLWLDTALRHVGNGDPVLRSRLLARSAMELWSVDYHRAGAMAREALDLALRANDANAIAYAYYARFGGDLDIDRAAAGAAMLAAGERAGDLELIAEARIQRLRSFLEVGDAGAVGVEIVALQDLAGRSRRPRHQWLAQMSQASWLITQGQFDAGEETALRAQRFGERAEEPNAAQILAAQVAQIRDRQGRLEEIMPVVEAVVAERGEVPAWRAGLAYGYARLGRMEEASAAFAAIMDRDEVLARRDNSWMVMMHYLACAAGEIGDRRRAAVVYGLLQPYSGRNIVDDNSCYGPADYALARLALVLDDAAAAARHFEGALRVSRSTLAFPALAEAQAEYGAWLARDGGDAERAGDLLRAAHRTADRLGMHALAARTAAAIPVSAPGSAATEAEDVTATSDRPTFRRDGDFWTLTYRGTLSRVRNSKGLHYLAMLLREPGREWHVTDFVAQAALAANDRAAEGLHASRLDSQAVADARAITDYRRRLVEAEAELAEADACHDLGRKERLQQEIEMLLDHLKERMRAHRHPHASGGLETMRNTVTKTLRRQLVTIQREHPALGHHLLCAVRIGMWCSYRPETIIHWDLGTDQGT; encoded by the coding sequence ATGGTGTCGTCGCACTCGGTGGTCAGCGTGCAGACGAACCGCGAGCCGCTGTTCATCGGACGCGAGGCGGAGATCGCGGAGCTGGGCGCCGCGTTGGCCAGGGCCGCTGCCGGCTGCGGCCAGGTAGTTCTGATTGGCGGTGAAGCGGGAATCGGCAAGACGGCGCTGGTCGCCCGCGCGACGCGTGAGCTGCGGCCGGGCGATGAGGGATCGGCGCCGCTGCTCCTCTGGGGGCGTTGCTGGGAGGGTGACGGCGCGCCGCCGTTCTGGCCCTGGTCTCACGCGCTGAGGCACTACATCGTCGACCGCGACCTCGCCGACCTGGAGGACGAGCTTGGTGACGGTGCCGTCGAGATCGCGCGGATCGTTCCGCAGTTGCGGCGGCGCTTTCGCGCCGTGGCCGACGTCGGCGAATCCGATACCGAGCCGGCGCGCGTTCGCCTGTTCGATCACTTCACCGGTTTCCTGCGCCTCGCCAGTGCGACGCAGCCGCTGGTCATCGTGCTCGACGACCTGCAATGGGCCGATGTCCCGTCATTGCGGTTACTCGAGTTCGTGGCGCGCGAGATTGCCGACTCACCGATCGCCATCCTGGGGACCTACCGCGACACGGACATCGGGCCGGGGTCTCGGGTGTCTCACTCTCTCGGCGCGCTGACGCGCGAGCCGGTGACCGTGCGCCTGGTCCTCTCCGGTCTGGACGCCGGCGAATGCGCGCGGGTGGTGGATCGGATCGCCGGCGTCGAGGTGTCTCCTCGCGTCGCGGCGGCGATCCACGCGCGCACGAACGGCAACCCGCTCTACATCTGCGAGATCGTGCGCTGGCTGGCCTCCGAGGGCAGCCTCGCTGCAGCCGAGGACAGTCAGATGTGGACCCGCAGCGTTCCCGCCGGGCTGGCCCAGGTGATCGGCCGGCGCCTCGAGCCGCTGGGCGCCGATGCCGGCGCGGTCCTCGAGGTGGCGGCGTTGATCGGGCCACTCTTCGACCTCGATACGCTGTGTGCCGTGTGTGTGCGCGTCTCCACCGTCGGCGCGGGCGATGTCGCGGCGCACCTCGACCGCGCGGCTGCCGCGGGACTCGTGGGCGCGGGGAGTGACGGCGCCGGACAGCTCGCGTTCACCCATGCCCTCATCGCAGACGTCGTCCGTTCGCGGATCGGCCCGATCCGCCGCCGGCAACTGCACGCCGAGATCGTTGCGCAGCTCGAAGGCTCGGGCGCCGTCTCCGCAGATCGCCTCGCGGCGCTCGCCTGGCACGCGTCCGAAGCCGGCCCTGGCTACGCCGCGCGGGCCTATCGCTATGCCTGCCGCGCCGGCGACGCGGCGGCGGAGCGGGGAGCCTTCGAGGACGCGGCCCGCTTCTACGAGGCGGCGTTGCGGACCGTGGTTGCCGGAGATGTCGGGATGGCGAGCGAGCGCATCCACCTCCTCGAGGCCCTCGCCAACGCGCGGCGGGCCGCCGGATCCCTGTCGGAATCCCGCCCGCTCTACGCCGAGGTTGCCGGTGAGGCGCTGCGAACCGGCGCGCACGACCGCCTCACGCGTGCCGTCCTCGCGCTCGCGCACGTGGTCCCCGAGTACGGCAGGTCCGACCCCAACACGAGTCTCTGGCTGGATACCGCCCTTCGCCACGTCGGCAACGGCGATCCGGTGCTGCGCAGTCGGCTGCTGGCTCGGAGCGCCATGGAGCTGTGGTCGGTCGATTACCACCGCGCCGGCGCCATGGCTCGCGAAGCGCTGGACCTGGCCCTGCGCGCCAATGATGCGAACGCCATTGCCTATGCCTACTACGCTCGCTTCGGCGGCGATCTCGATATCGATCGCGCGGCGGCCGGCGCGGCGATGTTGGCCGCCGGCGAGCGGGCCGGCGACCTCGAGCTGATCGCCGAGGCGCGGATCCAACGCTTGCGCAGCTTTCTCGAAGTGGGGGATGCCGGCGCCGTGGGCGTCGAGATCGTCGCCCTGCAGGATCTCGCCGGCCGCTCGCGTCGGCCACGACATCAATGGCTGGCGCAGATGTCCCAGGCGAGCTGGCTGATCACGCAAGGTCAGTTCGACGCCGGCGAGGAGACCGCGCTACGCGCGCAGCGATTCGGTGAGCGCGCGGAGGAGCCGAACGCGGCGCAGATTCTGGCGGCCCAGGTGGCGCAGATTCGCGACCGGCAGGGCCGCCTCGAGGAAATCATGCCGGTGGTCGAAGCCGTGGTCGCGGAGCGCGGCGAGGTGCCGGCCTGGCGAGCGGGGCTCGCCTACGGCTACGCGCGCCTTGGCCGCATGGAGGAGGCGTCGGCCGCCTTCGCGGCAATCATGGACCGGGACGAGGTCCTGGCGCGCCGCGACAATTCCTGGATGGTCATGATGCACTATCTGGCCTGCGCCGCCGGCGAGATCGGTGACCGTCGCCGAGCCGCCGTCGTGTACGGCCTGCTGCAGCCGTACTCTGGACGCAACATCGTCGATGACAATAGCTGCTACGGGCCGGCCGATTACGCGCTGGCGCGACTCGCCCTGGTCCTGGACGACGCCGCCGCTGCCGCGCGTCACTTCGAGGGGGCGTTGCGCGTCAGCCGCAGCACGTTGGCCTTCCCGGCGTTGGCCGAGGCACAGGCTGAGTACGGTGCCTGGTTGGCGCGTGACGGCGGCGATGCCGAGCGAGCCGGCGACCTGTTGCGCGCCGCGCATCGCACCGCCGACCGCCTGGGGATGCACGCGCTCGCGGCCCGCACCGCGGCAGCCATCCCCGTGTCGGCGCCGGGCAGCGCCGCTACCGAGGCCGAGGACGTCACCGCGACGTCCGATCGGCCCACGTTCCGTCGAGACGGCGATTTCTGGACCCTGACCTACCGCGGAACGCTGTCGCGGGTGCGCAACAGCAAGGGATTGCACTATCTGGCGATGCTGCTGCGTGAGCCCGGGCGCGAATGGCACGTGACCGACTTCGTGGCGCAGGCGGCGCTGGCCGCGAATGACCGCGCTGCGGAGGGGCTGCACGCGTCTCGTCTGGACTCGCAGGCCGTCGCCGATGCACGCGCGATCACCGACTATCGGCGCCGCCTCGTCGAAGCGGAGGCAGAGCTCGCCGAGGCCGACGCGTGTCACGATCTCGGCCGCAAGGAACGGCTGCAACAGGAAATCGAGATGCTGCTCGACCACCTGAAGGAACGGATGCGAGCGCACCGCCACCCGCACGCCTCCGGAGGTCTCGAAACCATGCGCAACACCGTCACCAAGACGCTGCGCCGCCAGTTGGTGACGATCCAGCGGGAGCACCCGGCGCTCGGGCATCACCTGTTGTGCGCCGTACGCATCGGCATGTGGTGCAGCTACCGCCCGGAGACCATCATCCACTGGGATCTGGGAACGGATCAGGGCACCTGA
- a CDS encoding SDR family oxidoreductase, with protein MKIVVIGGSGLIGSKLVTLLGQRGHQAVAASPATGVDVLTGTGLAGVLAGARVVVDVANSPSFEDQVAMTFFETAGHNLAAAEAAAGVGHHVALSVVGTDRLLGSGYFRAKMAQENLIRASGIPFTIVRSTQFFEFAGSIAASATDGATVRLPPAMMQPIVSNDVAAALAEVALGTPVNGIVEIAGPERIRMDDFVRRYLRARHDGRSVTADASASYFGLAVNDGSLVPGDAPYVGPTRLDEWLSHSVA; from the coding sequence ATGAAAATCGTCGTGATCGGCGGCAGCGGACTCATCGGCTCCAAGCTCGTCACGCTGCTGGGGCAGCGCGGCCATCAGGCGGTGGCAGCCTCGCCGGCCACCGGGGTCGACGTGCTCACCGGCACGGGGCTGGCGGGGGTGCTGGCGGGCGCGCGGGTGGTGGTCGACGTCGCCAACTCGCCGTCGTTCGAGGATCAGGTCGCGATGACGTTCTTCGAAACGGCCGGCCACAATCTCGCGGCGGCGGAGGCGGCGGCCGGTGTCGGCCACCATGTGGCGTTGTCGGTGGTCGGCACCGATCGGCTGCTGGGCAGCGGCTATTTTCGCGCCAAGATGGCGCAGGAGAATCTGATCCGCGCCTCCGGCATTCCCTTCACGATCGTGCGCTCGACGCAGTTCTTCGAGTTCGCCGGCAGCATTGCCGCCTCGGCCACCGACGGCGCGACCGTGCGGCTGCCGCCGGCCATGATGCAGCCCATCGTGTCGAACGACGTCGCCGCCGCGCTGGCCGAGGTCGCGCTCGGCACCCCCGTCAACGGCATCGTCGAGATCGCGGGCCCGGAGCGCATCCGCATGGACGACTTCGTCCGCCGCTACCTGCGCGCCAGGCACGACGGACGGAGCGTGACCGCCGACGCGAGCGCCTCCTACTTCGGCCTGGCGGTGAACGACGGCAGCCTGGTTCCCGGAGACGCACCGTACGTGGGCCCGACGCGGCTCGACGAGTGGTTGAGCCATTCGGTCGCGTGA
- a CDS encoding SDR family oxidoreductase, with translation MVDRPHGNPFTGKGVLVTGGGAGIGRAAALAFAAEGAHVMVTGRRAAPLRVLADRHDGITFTVADAGSAADAPRTVREAVERFGRLDVLVNNAGAGAILPLAEANAQRIEEIFAVNVFGPSLLAAAAVPHLIAVGGTIVNVSSTFGHKAAAGLSHYAASKAALEHLTRCWALELAPAGVRVNAVAAGPTETEFLAERMALTAAQAEAIRADERARIPLRRRGTPEDVAHWIVALASPAAGWMTGEVLVVDGGLSST, from the coding sequence TTGGTCGATCGGCCACACGGCAATCCGTTCACGGGCAAAGGCGTGCTCGTCACCGGCGGCGGCGCGGGCATCGGCCGTGCCGCGGCGCTGGCGTTCGCGGCGGAAGGCGCCCACGTGATGGTCACCGGGCGCCGCGCGGCGCCGCTCCGCGTCCTCGCCGACCGGCACGACGGCATCACCTTTACGGTGGCCGACGCGGGCAGTGCCGCGGACGCGCCGCGGACGGTACGCGAGGCCGTGGAGCGGTTCGGGAGGCTGGACGTGCTGGTGAACAATGCCGGCGCCGGAGCGATTCTGCCGCTGGCGGAGGCGAACGCGCAGCGCATCGAGGAGATCTTCGCCGTCAACGTCTTCGGCCCGTCGCTGCTGGCGGCCGCCGCGGTGCCGCACCTGATCGCGGTCGGCGGAACGATCGTCAACGTCTCCAGCACGTTCGGGCACAAGGCGGCAGCCGGGTTGTCGCACTATGCCGCGAGCAAGGCCGCCCTCGAGCATCTGACGCGCTGCTGGGCACTCGAGCTTGCCCCCGCGGGGGTGCGGGTGAACGCCGTTGCGGCCGGCCCGACGGAGACCGAGTTCCTCGCCGAGCGCATGGCGCTGACCGCGGCGCAGGCGGAAGCCATCAGGGCGGATGAGCGGGCGCGCATTCCGCTGCGCCGTCGCGGCACGCCCGAGGACGTCGCGCACTGGATCGTCGCGCTGGCGTCGCCGGCCGCCGGGTGGATGACCGGGGAGGTCCTGGTCGTCGACGGCGGACTGAGCAGCACCTGA
- a CDS encoding RNA polymerase sigma-70 factor, translated as MVDVEHPEGSAPPDDGLAAFVAARRRLFGIAYRMLGSAAEAEDVVQDTWMRWQTTDRSAVRDPAAFLATTTTRLAINVAESARSRREAYVGPWLPEPVDTSTDPKLGAERGEALELAVLMLLENLSPTERAAYVLREAFDYSYRQIGEILRLEEANARQLAKRARTHIANRRPAQASAADQRRLLTAFVAAAQTGEVAPLEAVFAADIVSYSDGGGFVRAARRPVSGRTRVARFVAAVASHFWSGVTLDWIETNGQWSALIRRDDDAIGLLTVTASPRGIHQLMWMMRPSKLITLVRSPARGE; from the coding sequence ATGGTCGATGTCGAACACCCCGAGGGATCCGCTCCGCCGGATGATGGCCTGGCGGCCTTCGTCGCCGCGCGTCGCCGGCTCTTCGGCATCGCGTACCGGATGCTCGGCAGTGCCGCCGAAGCAGAGGACGTCGTACAGGATACCTGGATGCGCTGGCAGACGACCGATCGCAGCGCGGTGCGCGACCCGGCCGCCTTTCTGGCGACGACGACGACGCGACTCGCGATCAACGTCGCGGAATCGGCGCGCTCGCGCCGCGAGGCGTACGTCGGACCGTGGCTGCCGGAGCCGGTAGACACCAGCACGGATCCCAAGCTGGGCGCGGAACGGGGCGAAGCCCTGGAGCTGGCGGTGCTGATGCTGCTGGAGAATCTGTCGCCCACCGAGCGCGCCGCCTACGTGCTCCGCGAGGCGTTCGACTATTCGTACCGCCAGATCGGCGAGATCCTCCGGCTGGAGGAGGCGAACGCGCGCCAGTTGGCCAAGCGCGCGCGCACACACATCGCCAACCGGCGTCCCGCCCAGGCCAGCGCCGCCGACCAGCGGCGCCTCCTCACCGCCTTCGTCGCCGCGGCTCAGACCGGCGAGGTAGCGCCGCTGGAAGCGGTCTTCGCCGCCGACATCGTCTCCTATTCCGACGGCGGCGGATTCGTGCGCGCCGCCCGCCGCCCGGTGTCGGGTCGCACGCGCGTGGCCCGGTTCGTTGCCGCGGTGGCGTCGCATTTCTGGAGCGGGGTGACGCTGGACTGGATCGAAACGAACGGACAGTGGTCGGCGCTCATCCGGCGCGACGACGACGCCATCGGCCTGCTGACGGTGACCGCGTCGCCGCGCGGCATCCACCAATTGATGTGGATGATGCGGCCGAGCAAGCTCATCACCCTGGTGCGTTCCCCAGCGCGCGGCGAGTAG
- a CDS encoding cupin domain-containing protein has translation MGLLACLIAALLPAAVAAAETAQVRDLFAVDLADYPGREGRMVEVTYPPGSQDAVHRHDADAFVYVLEGEIVMQLQGQPPVTLGPGQTFYEGPKDVHLIGRNASHTKPARFVVVLLKAKDAPILVPVDAER, from the coding sequence ATGGGACTTCTCGCCTGCCTGATCGCGGCTCTGTTGCCGGCCGCGGTCGCGGCGGCCGAGACCGCGCAAGTGAGGGACCTGTTCGCGGTCGATCTCGCGGACTACCCGGGCAGGGAAGGGCGCATGGTCGAGGTGACGTATCCGCCGGGCTCGCAGGACGCCGTTCACCGGCACGACGCCGATGCGTTCGTCTACGTACTCGAAGGCGAGATCGTCATGCAGTTGCAGGGCCAGCCGCCGGTCACGCTCGGCCCAGGGCAGACGTTCTACGAAGGCCCGAAGGACGTTCACCTGATCGGGCGCAACGCCAGCCACACCAAGCCAGCCAGGTTCGTCGTCGTGTTGCTGAAGGCGAAGGACGCGCCGATCCTCGTGCCGGTGGACGCGGAGCGGTGA
- a CDS encoding MAPEG family protein, whose translation MSLLTFDNPVFGYYAIAAALMIVKMMSQGWITVFRMIRVNGGFRYPEDARRSLTNPSPDPAQLLPNEWVERSRRMHGNDVENIPLFLVAGLLYVCTGPRPGLALALFTLYVLTRLGHFYVVLTARSHEARAALWTIGSLVVYAMAGSVLWHALRA comes from the coding sequence ATGAGTCTGCTCACGTTCGACAACCCGGTGTTCGGCTACTACGCCATCGCCGCCGCCCTGATGATCGTGAAGATGATGTCGCAGGGCTGGATCACGGTCTTCCGCATGATCCGGGTCAACGGCGGCTTCCGCTATCCGGAGGACGCACGCAGGTCGCTGACCAATCCATCCCCGGACCCCGCGCAGTTGCTGCCCAACGAATGGGTCGAGCGCTCGCGGCGCATGCACGGCAACGACGTCGAGAACATTCCGCTCTTTCTCGTCGCCGGGCTCCTCTACGTCTGCACCGGCCCGCGCCCCGGACTGGCCCTGGCGCTGTTCACGCTCTACGTGCTGACGCGCCTCGGCCACTTCTACGTCGTCCTCACCGCGCGCTCGCACGAGGCCCGTGCCGCCCTCTGGACCATCGGCTCGCTGGTCGTCTACGCCATGGCCGGCAGCGTTCTCTGGCACGCGCTGCGCGCCTGA
- a CDS encoding adenylate/guanylate cyclase domain-containing protein encodes MIECDTRALVDWLVDGARSAPDTERVVSELCDRLLACGIPLARVGLFVLTLHPQITGQRFLWRPGAAVDVNSAPLAAFRSADFRHSPVRRVIDTDAPLRRRLAAADFPMDFAMIRDLREQGATDYLAVPLRFTDGAIHAATFATDDPGGFTDAHLAALHAVAAPLARVAEIHTLRRTAGTLLDTYVGRQGAPRILAGKIRRGDADAIRAAIWLSDMRGFTGLADRLAPATLLGLLNRYFDCQVPSILAHGGDVLKFMGDGLLAIFSVAPDGGDVEAVCAAALAAAREARAAVAAAFAGAGPAGLAGVRFGLALHVGEVLYGNIGSANRLDFTCIGPAVNLAARIEKLTAALGRTILASEAFARHCPAAFAPVGEFQLAGFDAARAVFGLDDERPPPSQEGER; translated from the coding sequence GTGATCGAATGCGACACGAGGGCGCTCGTTGACTGGCTGGTCGACGGCGCGCGCTCGGCTCCAGACACCGAGCGCGTCGTCAGCGAGCTGTGCGATCGGCTCCTCGCGTGCGGCATTCCGCTCGCGCGGGTCGGGCTGTTCGTGCTCACCCTGCATCCGCAGATCACCGGCCAGCGGTTTCTCTGGCGGCCGGGGGCGGCGGTGGACGTGAACAGCGCCCCGCTCGCGGCCTTCCGGTCCGCCGACTTCCGCCACAGCCCGGTGCGCCGGGTCATCGACACCGACGCGCCGCTGCGCCGGCGGCTCGCCGCGGCGGATTTCCCCATGGATTTCGCCATGATTCGCGACCTGCGGGAGCAGGGAGCGACGGACTACCTCGCCGTGCCGCTGCGCTTCACGGACGGCGCGATCCACGCCGCGACGTTCGCCACCGACGATCCCGGCGGCTTCACCGACGCCCACCTCGCCGCCCTGCACGCCGTCGCCGCCCCCCTGGCGCGGGTGGCCGAGATCCACACCCTCCGGCGCACCGCCGGCACGCTGCTCGACACCTACGTCGGCCGGCAGGGCGCGCCGCGCATCCTCGCCGGGAAGATCCGGCGCGGCGACGCCGACGCCATCCGGGCGGCGATCTGGCTCTCCGACATGCGCGGCTTCACCGGCCTCGCCGACCGGCTGGCGCCGGCGACGCTGCTCGGTCTGCTGAATCGCTACTTCGACTGCCAGGTGCCGTCGATCCTCGCCCACGGCGGCGACGTGCTGAAGTTCATGGGCGACGGCCTGCTGGCGATCTTCTCGGTCGCCCCCGACGGCGGGGACGTGGAGGCGGTCTGCGCCGCGGCGCTCGCCGCGGCGCGCGAGGCGCGCGCCGCCGTCGCCGCCGCCTTCGCCGGGGCCGGACCCGCGGGCCTCGCCGGCGTGCGCTTCGGCCTCGCCCTCCACGTCGGCGAGGTGCTCTACGGCAACATCGGCAGCGCCAACCGGCTCGACTTCACCTGCATCGGGCCGGCGGTGAATCTGGCCGCCAGGATCGAGAAGCTGACCGCGGCGCTCGGGCGCACGATCCTGGCGTCGGAGGCATTCGCGCGCCACTGCCCGGCGGCGTTCGCGCCGGTGGGGGAGTTCCAGCTCGCCGGCTTCGACGCCGCGCGCGCGGTGTTCGGCTTGGACGACGAGCGCCCGCCGCCGTCGCAGGAGGGGGAGCGATGA